The stretch of DNA AAGGAAGCGAACCAATAGAAAAACCGAGAGAGAAATTGCATGGACTGATTAGATATTTAAgcttttcaaaaataattcgAATTTAATTTATTGGTCAAATTGCAGATTGCATTTTTTGTTGGATCAAATCACGTTATTTCTCTTCCTTATGAATAGGAACAACTTCAGTTTGTTGCCACAATTTAGGAGCCTACAACGTTCACTTACATAAGTCCAAAATGACCATTATTATAGAAAAATGAGAAGAAGCATAACacagaattaaaaaaaaaaagttcacacTCATTATAACAAATTACCTTTGTTGCTCTCTCTGAGTTTAACATCAATCTGTTCTATTCTTTGCCAGTTCTATTACCTCATCCAGAAAGATTTCTTAAATCATAGGAAATTATTATTTGTCTTTCTTTGCAGATTTTCGATTTTTGTTTCACCAACACAAGAGCGGAACATGATCTAAAATTGTTTGCTGGTCCATTGTAACAACACCTGGTTCATCGATAACGCGGTAATTACTTCAATATTTGTTCTTATGTTATTTAGCCTTCTATTTccattttccttaaatttcatttttcatgatCTTCCTTCAAAAACAATCAATCtccaatttcatttttcattttaaaccTCACAATAAAACCGTCGTCTTCCCCAGGCCGTTTTTGTAATCCCGCAAAATGACTCATTTTTTAGTGGTAATCTTACTTTgatttttcaccaccagttgaatttGGTTCGGGGGGTCAGTTAGTGGTAATCTTACTTGTCTATGCTTAAGCCCTaatattgtattaaaaaaaattgcttatcaaaacaagctatataaaaaataaaaaaataaataaaaaactgttTTTGTGGAACTAAGTTAAATGATAGATTTGAATTGCTTACGGAACAGAAACTATTCTATTTGATGTGTagcactttttattttttttatattttttatatataaaaatatgaatatgcTTTTTCTTGTACCttttcattttaaaacaaaaacctAAAAGTCCTGTATTTACGGTTTGTTTCGTATGGATGAGTCTTATGAATGGGTCTTGTATAGTTGTATCCCATTGTTATTTACTCAATATTACAGTGAAATGtcacactacaagaaaaacctttttttttaaaatgtaccTGCGGAATTTATGTTTTACTGGTGGAATCTTCTGCCACTAACTTAATATTCCGCCACTAACTGATTTTAAATTCTGTTTGTAAAACAtggttttcttgtagtgtcaTTAATTTATTGATTACTACTGATGTGAAATATTGATGATTTTTAatggattattaaaaataattacttttattaCGGtagacttttatttttattatttatatctattTTCAAAGATTTTTTTGGAAGAAAGCCTAAATCATTCTCATAGGGTAGACAGTAATTTCTGGTCTCGAAGTACCTTATAAAGGCATCATCGAGTATTATATGGTTAATTTTTTACTAGATTTTACATCTCATTAGTGTTATTTTcgtaaacaaaaattaagattGAAACTGACGATTTTATATTTCGTTGTTTTCAGAGCTAAGGAGGATTCAACAAACAAAGTGATCCACGATATCTATGAATATAGTCGGGACTCAACAAACATTGAGAAAGAAAACCAAATAAAGAAAGAGAATCTtggtaatgaaaaaaaaaaattgttggaataaaaaccataaaatgatAATTGCATATTTTTcaagtaatttaaattgtttttatttgataaaaataagtAGGTATTTTATATAAAGAAAGTGCACTCCATCTGTctttaaatatatgaaaaagacaaaatgtattttgtttatgtttacGTCAAGATGCACTTTGACtttgacttatatttttaaatgaagtGATGTATGTATTTGGTCATAATTTCAGACCAAATacgtacatatatatattaaaaaaatcacaccacaAATCCTTTAAATACTTGTGTATTGAATAACACTTGTGTTAAATACTACCATTCACTTCTCTTTGTGTATCTCTCTTTCCTCTTTCTTTGTAACACATTATTTTGTGCAGTTATGGCTAGTTTGGGAACTGAATCTTCAAATGCTTTCAATTCTAATCCTCCTCACCAAGAAAATGTAAGTGTTTCTcatatctttaattaaattcaaaactattttatgttaaattgagatatcatgtattctttttttgacacattgAGCTATCATATATTATTTCATTCATGAGAAGGAAAATTAATATGAATTGTAGTACATTTTTCTATATAGAaaattttgaactttttttttaatgtaaattatACTTTTGCTGATtcagaaaaaattatatttacaaAGGTTGAGAAGGAATAGAGAttgttaagaaaaattataaggtTAAGTTATACtaatttgaaaatcaaattcaaattaattaataaactacTAAGTTATCACTCAAATATTTTAAGATCCGAGATTGGCTCATATTTCAAATGATGATCAAATAGATAGAGAAACAAGGGTAggttttgaatttatttaatttcaggTTCGAGAGAAAGAGTTATGGATAATACATAATTCAATTACTATATTTTGGcaagaaattgaaattaaaataaagttttgcAAAAATGTACTCCCTCCattaaatctatttttatttggtaaaaaaatgcaggagtatagaatttttgttgttgatgtaaAAAGAGAtgtaattttagtaatttttggTAACGAAAAATAGTCTGTTATTAATTGacattgtaaaataattttacaatgtCACCGTCGATACATATTTCTTTTTTCATCTTGAGTATGATATTATATTGATGTTGgaattataatttaaatttgggtttttgttaacatgtgccttcAAAGTACATGTTAAGATATCCCAATATAGAAACtcaatatttaatgatacaTGAAATTAAATGcttcaaaagtttttttttgcacacaacATTATACTTTTCCAACACCTTAATGCCCCAACTTAGGTCACAAGCAAGCGTTACCAAGCTCAGCTAaatgcttcaaaagttaaaatgcacaaattaacatttaataatttctatttttgctttctaaacatgtgccttaagggcacttgttaacattctcctttaaattttttaaattcaatgtaGTACTTCCTCCctctcaaaatataagaactttTTGACTGTTGCACGTATGCCAATACATatttttgattacgaatatctttaattttctattagtaaaaattatagaaatttgatattttaaaaatatacatcgaaacaaatcaaacaagatcttatatgataatatttatatttatatttatatacttttaaaaaaatacggtcaaaacaagacatatatatatgatgatatgaataatgcatttagtcaaagaatatcttataaaatgggacggagggagtagtagtTTTTGGTAATTAGGGTAATCTTAATATTGAATGTTGGaattaaatgcaaaattgtTAAATTCAAAGTAGctgttaaattatttttcccAAGGAAGTTTTCGGACGGTGTTCTCGCTCATATTTTGTCCAAATACATTTTTTGTTGAAACAAATGTCCAAATACTTTGAACTTTAGAAATATTGCATGTTAATCAAAATAGTTTGCGAGTAATAACTACATGCCGATGAAATGACTTTACCATATGTGACTTCTGATGCATGATATTAATGAGTCAAAGATGTTACATTAAATGCTAGGAGAAGTAATGCTTTCTCTAACCTTTGCcttaaattaagtaaaagtcaACGGCATTAATTATTATCTCTGGTGTTTTTATACTACAAAGAAaccgttaattttttattttattgaatgtATTTAGCCTATATTATACaccaaatatattagttatttaacaaatttaaaatattatttgttcCTTGTAAATGAATTGTAGggagaaaaatttaaaattaatatggtattcaatgcaaaaaaattagattaataTGGTATTCTCTTAGTCACGATTATATGTAAaagttcatttttaaaatttattttataactaatatatatatatatatatatatatatatatatatatatatatatatatatatatatatatatatatatatatatattatagataaaacatatcatttattcaataaatttgaaaattaaatttttatttataatcgTTGACAAAGTGggcttttgtttatattaagtGGTATGTATATACGATACTTCTTTCGATTTTTTATTAGAGACAATTCaccattttaaatttattgaataactaatgtatttggtttttATTATAGACTCAATACATCAAATattaaatgaatctaaaaatattaattctcTCTTATAAAAGAAATTGGAAGGAGTAAGTTTTTCGTTTTAAGGTCGTATAAACTGTTGTTCAAAAATTGACGTATGATatctaaatttatttgattcataatatCAACTAAGCTTTAATTTTGAATAGAGCAGTGATATTTGTAAAACCAATATTGAGAAAATTTttgagacaattttttttttctttcttttgatcaAAACAAGATAAGGAAAGGAGGAgagagagtaaaaatataatgaaagtATAAAAGAAAAAGCTGTCCAAAAATTAGttgtaaaaaaatcatttgtcttttgataaaaaaaaaaaaattgtctttttattaatttatatgtcTCATATATAAAAATGGGCTTTGGGCTTTGTAGTTGCATATGgtttccaaatttttttgtattgaaaaaaacTTCGAAatgtgtttttcaattttttaccgaatttaaactagaaaacttcaaaaaaacGGATTCCAAAATTTTTATGCGTATTTCTTTCTCATCTTTCGGTGGGTGGGAAAAGAAACCGGTGGGTGGGAAAATTTCTATATGTatttctttctcatctttgaCACTTCTTGTGCTAATTTTgagaaattaatatatttgcagttacaaaaaaaaaaaattaatggattGGAATACCTTTCGTACTTCTTGTATCTataaagtttgtttgtttgccattaaaaaagagagtttatttttcataattcTTTGTTATTTAGTTAACTTATTTTCTTGGTTTATCTTATTTTTACCTAGgcttatatttttctttctgttaatatataaatataaatgtctAGATAGATTATatattgtaccaaaataaaatagatagatTATATATACTACATAGCATGAATAGGAActcatttaaatattattattattattattattatcattcaAATAGATTGAAGGAAAATCAGAGAgggaaaagaaaattgaagagTGGCTTCCAATTAATGCTGATAGGAATGCAAAATGGTGGTATTCATCTTTCCACAATGTCACAGCCATGGTTGGAGCTGGTGTTCTTGGTCTCCCCCATGCCATGTCACAACTTGGATGGTAAATTtcaattcaaactcaaattacaccttaaattgaaatattatctaaaataaaataaagaaacaacaattttaTGTTTCTTATTATGCTTTCAAATTTAGTAGTACTTGAGACCAAATCCAAATGAATTGGATTTACATAATGTagtagaaaattgaaaaataatgtaATAGAAATattggttttgtttttatttgaccAAACTAATATAGTTTGACTGTATTATTTACCTATTCAATATAgctgaattttttgtttttacaaaaaTACGGTATCATgtgcaatttcaatttttgttgctACTGATGGGAGTTTCTGtgatatatttgaaaatttaaatatattgtatatttgatcctttaaattaatatattattaattaacgATCATTTTTatgaatgaaaaaactatttttcaactattttaatttagagaaaataattttacaaaaaaaaaaaaagttaacaacaaaataaaattcgtTACCTTCAAAGTACTCTTAAGCGggttgggtttttttttttaaaaaaaaactcttaaccAGCTATAATTAACTTATAAAGAAGTCTTGAACCAGATttagtggttcgaccaatgaaccggTGATCCAGTATTCTCATCGATTTGATAAccggtccgatttttaaaacattgcacTAATCGATCAATATTTCGATTACTTTATACAGGGGTCCAGGTGTGACTTTACTTATCCTTTCATGGATCATCACATTATACACATTATGGCAAATGGTAGAAATGCATGAAATGGTTCCAGGAAAACGTTTTGATAGATACCATGAATTGGGTCAACATGCATTTGGTGAAAAATTAGGTCTTTATATTGTGGTGCCTCAACAACTTATTGTAGAAGTTGGTGGGGGTATTGTCTATATGGTCACTGGGGGTGCATCATTGAAGAAGTTTCATGATACAGTTTGTCCAAGTTGCAAAAAGATTAAATTGAGCTTTTTCATTATGATATTTGCTTCTGCTCAATTTGTATTGTCTCATCTACCAAGCTTCAACTCCATTTCTGGTGTATCTTTGGTTGCAGCAGTCATGTCCTTTTGGTATATCAACTTCTTTCTATTCTTTGCATTACTCATTTTTAAGATTAAGTATATTTGTAGACTAAAtaagtatatttttaaaattataaaattagaaATGTTTGGTAACTTGCTTTTTCTCATTAGCTTATAAGTTTTTTCATATACAAATCTACTTGGATTGGCTTGATTGGCTTgatggtattggcttgggaatGAGCTCTCCTTAAGATcttaggttcgattctctctagtACCAATTTGAATGAGCtgatttagcttcttcaaaacaaaaaacaaaaaagattttttcatATACTATTTCAAATAGCGTTTTATCTTATAGCTTTCTTCCATTTATATCCTTagctatcagctaacttataacttaataattttactaaacaaaGCCGAAATCTAGTCTTATATTTCACTTCTAATGTATAGGATGTCTCTCCCTTATAAACACTTTTTCTACTCTTGGTGGTAGTGTACCACTTATACTTTCCCCAttccattttttatatataaaataatcaaGTCCTTTTACCATTGAATCTACAAcagttaaatttattaaatactttaatttcaattagatAATTTTCAATTATAAGTTATCTGCTAGTTCATGCTTAACTTTACCAAATAGTGCCAAAATTAGTCTTACCACTTCTAAtataaacacttttttttatgtGGTGGGTAGAATATCACTTGTATTTTCTccattctattttttatatataattaatcttTGTTGTTAAAAGAGAAACTATAACcaagataaataaaaatctacatggttgaaaaataaatttaaattactttGGTGACTACTATTACACCAACGTGGATTTTTCTAGTTAAATGAGGAAtggtaatttaaaattttatatttgaatttcaacTTCTGCAGTTACTCTACAATTGCTTGGACTGCAAGTGTACATAAGGGAGTACAAGAAAATGTGCAATATAGTAAAAAGGCTAAAAATACTACAGAATTagtctttaatttctttaatgcACTAGGCACTGTTGCTTTTGCTTATGCTGGACATAGTGTGGTATTGGAAATCCAAGCAACAATTCCATCAACACCTGAAAAACCATCCAAGGTTTCAATGTGGAGAGGAGTTATTGTTGCTTACATTATTGTTGCTTTGTGCTATTGGCCAGTTGCTATTATTGGTTATTGGATATTTGGCAATGAGGTTAATGATAACATTTTAATCTCTTTAGAGAAACCATCATGGCTTATTGCAATGGCAAATCTATTTGTTGGTTTCCATGTAATTGGAAGTTACCAGGTAAAATTTATTACTTTTCTAttataaaattttttaaaaaaaaattagttaataattattttaaatttagtaGATAAATCTGAAAATTGGATAATTAGGTCATGATCATAGTTAACAAAATTTCAAAGTAGtacttaaaatttaaatttttttatttgaatagtTCTTTTGGGTAGAACAAATTATCATTTGACAAAACTAATAATTTgataaagaaaaacattttatagattcttttaaaattttaaaatagttatTCACAAgaaaactttaattttagtaattaatcttttttatgacaaatgTATCCTAataattaatttcatattttgattgtTGGTGTAGGTTTTTACGATGCCAGTGTTTGATATGATTGAAAGTGTTTTGgtaaagaaaatgaatttcaaaccaAGTTCACTTCTTCGTTTTGCTGTTCGGAATGTATATGTCGGTGAGTGAAATAAATTCGAGTATAGTTTCgtaatttgaattataaatgttagtattatatttttttttttttgaaggaatgtTAGTATTATATTGTTATACTTAATAGTATATGTTAGTATACTAACAACTTTAATTATGACATTTTATATtcgttattttaaattaatgttgTACTTATTTTCTATGATTGtttattgataatatttttatattttcagcATTCACAATGTTCATTGCTATTACCATTCCATTTTTCGGTGGTCTATTAGGATTTTTTGGAGGATTTGCTGTTACTCCAACAACATACTTTGTAAGCCATGGTCATTTGTCAATATTAgtaaattttcttattattatcATAATTTTGCTCAACTattcattttattaaattttcagCTTCCATGTATCATATGGCTGAAAATTCACAAACCTAAGAGATTCAGTTTGTCTTGGTGTACTAATTGGGTAGGTATCttttataatgatttttatttctataaattttttaataatttattaatgctTCTAGcatattttaatttactttCTTTGCTCCATTTATTTCAGATATGTATTATACTTGGTCTATGTATAATAATTTTAGCACCTATTGGAGCATTGAGGAGTATTATACTTGACGCCAAGACCTACAAATTTTACTCATAAAAGTCTTTGATTTGAATGTTATTAGAAGGTGTCATGCAAATAAGagattattattagttatagcAATGTATGATGAATCACTTTTCTTTATGCTTTATTTGTtgccaattatttattttcaaatgaaGGACAAAATGAAGGAAAGTGCTTCTATTCAACATTTAGTAAGACTAgtgatttgatgattttttttattgaggcagattcaatgatttttttttagattaaatgattttattatgttttttgtgagagaatttccaaaatataattgaaaGGATGCAATGGTTAGTTTAAAATAATGTGTCTATTGATTTAGTCTTGCAACCTTTTGAGAACAATAATGAATCATAACATTGTTTCAtatgcttatataaaaaaaaaataacattgttTCATATAACATTGCATGATATATTTCAAAGATTGGTTCCATTCATCAAATAATACgagtttctctataaatatataGAGATACTCATGAGGTAGAAAAACATCATCCAAACATAATCAGAAAATCATGAGATTCACGAGTCAGAAATTCTGTCTAAAATATTTCTAAGTCATTTATTCATTTCTCTAGTGCACAAGAGTCATTGAGGAAACTTTATTATGTAAAATATTGTTGATTGATTGATACGCTTGGTGTGAATGTGCAAGTCACGTCAAGGATTCCAAAGTATCCTGAAGGGAATTCGCCGATTATAACCCATTTACATCCAATTTACATAAACTGGTGAGGGCGAATTGAACCTAAAGCTTACGTGTTCACACACGCTTTGAAATTTATGTGCAATCATTATCATGTTCGTCTTCATCTTCTTGTTCGAGTATTCGCAGCAGTCCCCCAACAAAAATTCTCACACTTTTTTGGTGAGACTTGGGTTGGTATTGTATTTGTAACTTCTATAATTAGGGTCGGCCTAGAGGCCTCAACCAAATGAGGgtcataatttattttcaatccCATCATTGAAATTATTGATCAAGGAGTGCTTCTTTTTCCGTCTCTCAAGCTATCTCTCATATGATTGTGAATGGGGTAATCTTATGTCTGATTCAAATACATgcaataatatttttgtttgtagACATCATAGTATTCTTGTTATTGGTCGTAGACAAGAATCGTTATCTCACCCTCATAATCCATATTATCCTTAAACAATTAATGGTTTACATGCAACCAAATTAATCAAAAACCTTATATTTGTAAGAAAATTTACAATTGAAAATAATGTTTCTGTTGAATTTGATCACTTTGGTTTTTGTGTGAAAGAT from Trifolium pratense cultivar HEN17-A07 linkage group LG5, ARS_RC_1.1, whole genome shotgun sequence encodes:
- the LOC123887418 gene encoding lysine histidine transporter 1-like yields the protein MVGAGVLGLPHAMSQLGWGPGVTLLILSWIITLYTLWQMVEMHEMVPGKRFDRYHELGQHAFGEKLGLYIVVPQQLIVEVGGGIVYMVTGGASLKKFHDTVCPSCKKIKLSFFIMIFASAQFVLSHLPSFNSISGVSLVAAVMSFCYSTIAWTASVHKGVQENVQYSKKAKNTTELVFNFFNALGTVAFAYAGHSVVLEIQATIPSTPEKPSKVSMWRGVIVAYIIVALCYWPVAIIGYWIFGNEVNDNILISLEKPSWLIAMANLFVGFHVIGSYQVFTMPVFDMIESVLVKKMNFKPSSLLRFAVRNVYVAFTMFIAITIPFFGGLLGFFGGFAVTPTTYFLPCIIWLKIHKPKRFSLSWCTNWICIILGLCIIILAPIGALRSIILDAKTYKFYS